A part of Gemmatimonadota bacterium genomic DNA contains:
- a CDS encoding VanZ family protein, translating to MTTTHWRIALFIWLLLIFIGSSGLLSFENTEKFFFFSERIHHAARKFAHIAEYAILTYLCFRSLWTKNRFTSCVLWSVLISILYAILDEYHQSFVPSRTGVWTDVVWDGTGVAIIILLLWYAKHRENGKIRQWIL from the coding sequence ATGACAACAACGCATTGGCGCATCGCTCTATTTATCTGGCTACTCTTAATTTTTATTGGTTCAAGTGGCCTGCTATCGTTCGAAAATACAGAAAAATTTTTCTTTTTCAGTGAACGAATACACCATGCGGCGCGCAAATTCGCACACATAGCAGAATACGCTATTCTGACCTATTTGTGTTTCCGGTCTCTATGGACAAAGAACCGATTTACCTCCTGTGTATTGTGGAGCGTCCTGATATCCATCCTCTATGCGATATTGGACGAATACCATCAATCCTTTGTCCCCAGCCGCACTGGCGTCTGGACTGATGTGGTATGGGACGGCACGGGTGTCGCAATCATAATCCTATTATTGTGGTATGCGAAACACAGGGAAAACGGCAAAATCAGACAGTGGATTTTATAG
- a CDS encoding sulfatase-like hydrolase/transferase: MTKSGKIEKPNILFILADDMGWGDVSYHGSHIHTPNIDRLAATGIELDQHYVCPMCTPTRTCLLTGRHPGRFGRHATVPSNAPVLPDGYETLASSFRNAGYETGLFGKWHLGSSPEYGPNQFGFNTAYGSLAGGVDPYNHRYKSGPYSVTWHRNGELVEERGHVTDLIAREAVQWIEAQTGPWFCYVPFTAVHTPIKAPQHWIDRYSDRRYDPDDDKDRSFKTYAAYASQMDHAIGQLVEAIARLCQRENTIIIFSSDNGAIPAGPLHDTDKYPGRHEDMPRLGCNLPLRGQKSQLYEGGIRTPSLINWPFHLQPGKCFHPLHITDWMPTLTNLINYTPDSDPQWDGQDIWPLLTGDIAIPEERSIFWNFRGSSFGMRTGNWKLIYEEGQIPEETQLFHIGSDPFETTNITSKQTDRVHRMLEHIANERKRDNSSKR, encoded by the coding sequence ATGACCAAATCTGGAAAAATCGAAAAACCCAACATCCTCTTCATCCTCGCAGACGATATGGGTTGGGGTGACGTCAGCTATCACGGCTCACACATTCACACGCCCAACATCGACCGCCTCGCAGCCACGGGAATCGAACTCGACCAGCACTACGTCTGTCCCATGTGTACCCCCACCCGCACATGCTTGTTAACGGGACGCCATCCCGGCCGCTTTGGACGTCACGCCACCGTCCCGTCCAACGCCCCTGTACTCCCAGATGGATATGAAACGCTCGCCTCATCCTTTCGCAATGCGGGCTACGAAACTGGCCTCTTTGGAAAATGGCATTTGGGATCCTCTCCCGAATACGGCCCCAACCAATTTGGTTTCAATACAGCTTATGGAAGTCTGGCCGGCGGCGTTGACCCGTACAACCACCGCTACAAATCAGGCCCTTATAGCGTTACCTGGCACCGCAACGGCGAACTCGTCGAAGAGCGCGGTCACGTCACCGACCTCATCGCTCGAGAAGCTGTCCAGTGGATCGAAGCGCAAACAGGCCCCTGGTTTTGCTATGTCCCCTTCACCGCTGTTCACACCCCCATCAAAGCACCACAACACTGGATAGATCGCTATTCAGATCGGCGCTATGATCCAGACGACGACAAAGACCGCTCATTCAAAACCTATGCCGCGTACGCCAGCCAGATGGATCACGCCATTGGCCAACTCGTCGAAGCTATTGCCCGCCTGTGCCAGCGCGAAAACACCATCATCATCTTCTCATCGGACAACGGCGCCATCCCTGCCGGTCCTCTTCACGACACAGACAAATATCCGGGCCGCCACGAAGACATGCCGCGTCTGGGCTGCAATTTGCCCCTGCGAGGTCAAAAATCTCAACTCTACGAAGGCGGTATCCGCACGCCATCCCTGATCAACTGGCCTTTTCATCTCCAACCCGGAAAATGCTTCCACCCCCTGCACATAACCGATTGGATGCCAACCCTGACCAATCTCATCAACTACACGCCCGATAGCGACCCTCAATGGGATGGCCAAGACATCTGGCCTCTGCTCACAGGCGACATCGCCATACCCGAAGAACGGTCTATCTTCTGGAACTTTAGAGGATCGTCTTTTGGCATGCGAACGGGCAATTGGAAATTGATCTACGAAGAAGGCCAAATCCCGGAAGAAACCCAACTCTTTCACATCGGTTCCGACCCCTTTGAAACAACAAATATTACCTCTAAACAAACCGACCGCGTGCATCGCATGCTCGAACACATAGCCAATGAGCGAAAACGCGACAACAGTTCAAAAAGGTAA